The following DNA comes from Cedecea neteri.
CAAACCCGTGGGAACCCTTCAAACGCGGGATCATGATTGGCTTTGATTCCAGCATGGACTACGCATGGATTTACCGCTCGATCCTCGAAAGCATCGCCCTGACGCTGAAAAACAATTACGACAATATGTGCCATGAGATGGACCATTTTGCCAAACATGTGATCATCACCGGCGGCGGCTCCAACAGCGATCTGTTTATGCAGATCTTTGCCGACGTGTTTAACCTGCCGGTCAGGCGGAACGCGATCAACGGCTGCGCGAGTCTGGGGGCGGCAATCAACACCGCCGTCGGGCTAGGGCTGTATACCAGCTATGAAACCGCCGTTGAAAAAATGGTGCGGGTCAAAGATGTGTTTATGCCGATAGAAAACAACGCGAAACGCTACGAGGCGCTAAACAAAGGGATTTTCAGGGAGTTAACGCAGCACACTGACGTTATTTTGAAAAAATCGTATCAGGTGATGCACGGGGAGTTAGACAACACGGACTCAATTCAAAGCTGGTCCAACGCTTAACTCACGGTTTACGCCGGGTGTGATGACCGCACCCGGCTTTGCTCATCAGGCAATATTCAAATACTTGTGCGTCTGCATCGACAGGCGCCAGTTGCGCGCGATGCAGGTTTCAATGCACAGGCGCGTAGCATCGTCTTTTTGGCTGATAGGCTGCAGCGCGATAATGCGGTTTTTCTCATCCGTCAGCGTAGCCAGCAGTTCGTCCAGCGCTTCAACGTCACGCATACGCCCCACCGGGTGCTTAATTTCATCCGAGCGCTCCAGCGCCTGGGAGAGAATGTCGTACCCACCGCGCATGTTCACCTTCGGGGAAACCGTCACCCAGGTATTTGCCGTGCAGCGCACTTCATGCGTGCCGCTGGTTTCTATCTGGCAGCTAAATCCGTTTTTCTCGAGCAAATCAGTCAGCGGAGTTAGGTCGTGAATGCACGGCTCACCGCCGGTGATCACTATATGTCGCGCGGTATATCCCTGACGGCCAATAACGGCCAGCAGATCTTCAGCGCTTGCCGCGCCCCATTTATCGCTTTCTTTGGTTTTGGCCAGGATGCTGAACAGCGACACTTCACGATCCGCGAGCTTATCCCAGGTATGTTTGGTATCGCACCAGGCGCAGCCTACCGGGCAACCCTGCAGGCGAATAAAAATGGCGGGCACGCCGGTAAAATAGCCTTCCCCTTGCAGGGTCTGGAACATCTCGTTAATCGGGTACTGCATAATTATCTCAGTCATAGTCACAAAAAGTAATTATCGCAGAACTGGCGATGGAGATCATGCGAAAGCGGCTGCGCGACATCGATGTCTGATGCTCATGCCGCACACAGAACCTCCGTTTTCACGGTTACTGTGTGCCAGCTCTCAACTTTCTTATGGTGATTAAACCTTCGCTCCTCATGTTGATCGCCGTCATAACAGCACGTATTGCTAACTTCTAGCATCCCTCTGGCTTTCCCACTGAAATCACATAAGGAAATGATAAATGGATGATTCTTCTGTTCCTGGACAACAAAGAGTTGGGCCCGCCGCCTGGTTTAGCCTGCTGTTTGCGATGGTCTTTTTCTCTGGCCTGTTGGGAGGAAAAAACTGGTACGGGGTGTTTGACTTCACCACGCTAAACGGTGCCTTTGGCAAAGTGGTCAGCGGCGTTAACCCGGCCGGAGAATCGCTGGATGTTGCCAAAAGCGCCTTCCGCGGCAACGGCGGATATGGCGCGATGGACGGTTTTCTTTTCGCTTTCGGCCTGATTCCCGCCGTGATGTTTGCGCTGGGCATGATTAACGTGCTGGAACACTACGGCGCCCTGCGTGCCGCAAGAAAACTGCTGACACCTCTCCTTCGGCCCCTGATGGGCGTGCCCGGTGCTACGGGCCTTGCGCTCATCGGCAGCCTGCAAAGTACCGACGTTGGCGCATCGCTCACCCGCGTACTGGCGGATGAAGGCCAGATCAGCGAAAAAGAAAAAACCGTGTTCACTATGTTCCAGTTTTCCGCCGGAGCCATGATCACCAACTTTTTCTCTTCCGGGGCCGTGCTCTTCACGCTGATCGCCGTGGACGGTAGCCAGGCCGTGCCTAGCTCAATCGGCATGTGCGTCGCCGTGATGTTCATTATGAAAATCGTGGGGGCAAACATGATGCGCCTGATCCTGAACGTCACAGAGCGTAAAGCAAAAACAGAGGTGCAACATGGCTGATGCAGCAAAACCGATGATCACCGATGTCTTTGTGGCCGGGGCGCGCAAAGGCTGGACCATCGCCACAACCAGTACGCTACCTAATGTGTTGATGGCATTCATTATTATTTATGCGCTTGAGCTTACGGG
Coding sequences within:
- the queE gene encoding 7-carboxy-7-deazaguanine synthase QueE → MQYPINEMFQTLQGEGYFTGVPAIFIRLQGCPVGCAWCDTKHTWDKLADREVSLFSILAKTKESDKWGAASAEDLLAVIGRQGYTARHIVITGGEPCIHDLTPLTDLLEKNGFSCQIETSGTHEVRCTANTWVTVSPKVNMRGGYDILSQALERSDEIKHPVGRMRDVEALDELLATLTDEKNRIIALQPISQKDDATRLCIETCIARNWRLSMQTHKYLNIA
- a CDS encoding nucleoside recognition domain-containing protein is translated as MDDSSVPGQQRVGPAAWFSLLFAMVFFSGLLGGKNWYGVFDFTTLNGAFGKVVSGVNPAGESLDVAKSAFRGNGGYGAMDGFLFAFGLIPAVMFALGMINVLEHYGALRAARKLLTPLLRPLMGVPGATGLALIGSLQSTDVGASLTRVLADEGQISEKEKTVFTMFQFSAGAMITNFFSSGAVLFTLIAVDGSQAVPSSIGMCVAVMFIMKIVGANMMRLILNVTERKAKTEVQHG